The Fusarium fujikuroi IMI 58289 draft genome, chromosome FFUJ_chr01 sequence GGGAACTTGTGAAGGCGAGTATGACTGCGCCGTTGGGATCGGTGATTTTGGCGAGGAGATCGGTGGGGGATATGCGCTCGTCGGCGAGGAGATCTGCTTCTGTTGTCCAGCCTGCGCGGGAGTCAGGGCCGCGGTAGGCGGACATTACGAGGGCGCGGAGAGGGGTGACATCTTGTGGTGTTGCGGGGCGGAATGTGAGAGACATTGTGGGCGAGTGAGAGTGAGTTGTGAATAGCTTCAATTTGgtgtgagatgagatgttgtCGTACCCTCGCAGCTTTGAGAAAAAGTACACCTCAGTCGAGATAAAGTGTATGGCTAGTGAGGCGACAATTGACGAAGaatgcttgcttgcttcaaTTGAGGGCtaaaggagaagaatgagtTTGAGAGAACAAGTTGTCCGAGATCAACTGGACTTCTcgaatatttaaaatatttagctCCGATGCAGGAGGGCCCCTTTTCTGTCACAACTTTTAAGCTGTATCGGCAGTTTGCGACGGTCTCTGTCGCATACGCCCTAGAAACGACTCAATTGACATTTTGCCATCCTGCCATCCAACGTCAAACCCGTACATCGTTTAACTTTGACAAAACGGGAGTCCATGTGGATCAATTCCCACCATTCATGGTTCCATGAACTATCCCGTTTTGTTAATTCTATACGACAGCCCTACGGCAccagtcttggtgatgaactTGTATGGATCGTCCGTTCAATACCACGTCGACCATGATTATCAATCTGAACCGATCGCGgagatttataataaagttgAGTAAGTTTACAATGCATCTCAATTGTTCAACGCCAAACCTGCTATAAATATCCCTGTTCCTGTGTAGGTTTtctacagtatatataacttGAACCAAACAATAGTGTGTATATGCCATtacaaaaaaagaaaaagaagaagcaacatCTAAAAAATctggaaaaggaaaacaCAACTCTATGTTTTTAAACCCGTCTACTCTAAGCAGCATCCTGAGCCGGAACCTTTGAGTACTTGGCAGCGCTGTACTCAAAACCCTGGTTCGTCGTGTCCTCGCCGGCACGGTACGACATGAGATCGTGGTTCTCGGCGGCGGCCTTGTCGTTGGCCATCTTGGCCTCGCTGGCACCCGCGGCGCGTTGGCGCCAGAAGTAGAAGCCTAGAGCTCCGAGGCCGATGGCTGCGGCGCCGATGCCACCGGCGTAGATTCCTGTCTTTGTGCCGGCGGGGAGGGCCTCCCATTTCTCGGAGGTAGTCTTCTCGGGTTCTTTGAAGAGGGCTTCGTAGGCGGTTGAGTTGCCCCTGGTAGTGGTTAGTATGATATACTGGGTGGTAGATTGAGAGGATTGGAAGTGACTCACTTGACGATTTCAATGCTCTCCCAGCTGCCAGTCTTATCGCCGTAGACGTATTCCTTTCCGGTGCTGGCATCTTCGACGTAGACACTCTTGACGTGCATGGTGTAAGGACCCTTTCCGTAGTCGGTATCTGGAAATTGTCAGCACAACTCAATGTCTTTGGGAACATGCAACTTACCACCACCAGCCCATTGGCGAGTTCCCTCAGGCATTGTAGGATCACCTGCAGCCCAGATTCCAATGCTCAGTCTCATGGGTGTCTGAGGATAGCTATCCATGTCATCCTTGGCAACAACCGTTCGCACATTCTCTCCATCAATGTACCACTTCAACTCATCCTTCGTCCACGTCGTCGTATAGTTGTGGTAATCCTCCTGCATACCACCCTTGACGTAGTGCCACCCCGCCTTGGTAAAGTCCTCAACACCCTTTCCGTAGTAGTTCGTCGAAGCATGGGTGTCATTCGCGCCCAGAATCTCCCAGTCGACCTCATCCAGATCGTCGCTCAGCCACATCATGGAGCTGATGATTCCAATACCAGGAGCAGCCTTCATGACAAGTTCGGTGCGGCCAAAGAAAAAGTAGAACGCGGTGCGCAGAGTAGGCGAGTCGCCCTGCTTGGCGACGGTGAAGGAGGCGCCGTCTTTCTCATCGTAGGTGACGCGTCCGACGTGGTTGTCCCAGTGGTCGCTGGAGGGCGTGTCGTTGAAGTGCCAGAGATAGCTGGTTCCGAAAGCTGGGTTGGGTTTGCAGTCTGTTTCGTTGAGAGGGTTGCAGTCCGAGGTAGTCTGAGCAGCCGCAAGGCCAAAGATGGCGGCCGCGGGAAGAATGTATCGCGAGAGCATGGTGGTTTAACCGATCCGAGTTCAGTGTCTATCAAAATGAAAAAAGAGAGGTAAAATGAATGATATGAAGAAGTGAGTCGAGTCTGTCGAGATCAAAGGAGTGAATGGGTGATGAAACGAATGAAACACCCAAGGATCAAGCAATATGAGATAGACAGAGTGACAGACGgacaaggaaagaagaacaactcaaaaggaaaagaggaaCTTGTTGATCTACCTACTCAAAGAGCACGCATGAATaatgagagagaaaaaagaatggagagagagaataaaAGCGGCAAAGGCAGAAAAGGAGACAAAAGAGTGCCAGTACCGAGGACCCATTCTCGCAGGCCAAGCATGACAGGGCTCTCAGGAGGCCATCGCCAAAACCTCTAGATCGAATGGGCCTTGATTAATTTCAGACCACTCAGAAGGCATGCATCTAAACTGCGCCGGCGTGTCACCTACAAGGGGACATGCGACGCGCCAAGACCTGGGCGGGAAGGGCTTTTACAAGGGTTCTATCAGTGTGTCCATGGCTGCTTCGCTGAAATTAGAGCCAGGATATAGGACGGGCTAACGAATTGGCATATCCACTTGAGAAATCTTGGCTGGATTGAAATTTGAAtccaaagagaaagagaagctgTTGCTAAATATGAACATGACATGGCAATTGGAAGATTGGTCGTAGATCGACAGGGGGAAAGGGGGGCGGGAAGTGGGATTCTTTTTATTGGCGCTTGGTGAGCATGCAAGATCTGGAAATTGGGACTAGAGGCACGAACTAACTAATGCAGCGGGAGGCTCTGCATATTCGGGTTTAAACTTTTTGAATTCATGATAACCATAACATAAAGGGTAACTCAATTTGCACTCATTCTCGCAACCTTCTCTGCGAATATCAAGTCAATGTTTCTCAAGTTTCGGATACATTAATCTTGATCCTTGCATTGCCATTTAAACTACCCCATTGCGAGGGCAAGGATCGTGCGGTCAGTCATTTATCTTGGGCTATACATAGCCCACCCAACCTTGATCTTAGTCTTAGGCCTTGCTGGCAAACTTGGCTCTCACTCTCTTACTTGACTCGATGACCAGGTCCTCGTCGTAGATCTTTAGAACGCTGGGGTTCTTGCTAATGGCCTGCGCCCACTTGTAGAAGTTGGGGGTCTCTTTCTCGAGGCGGGAGGGGAGATTGACTGGTAGGAGGCCGTGCTTGGCGAACGACAGCAGTCGAATGACGAATGGAGCTATAAGGACCTGTTTCTCGTTAGCTACCTTATCCATCGCAATCATCCCGGGTCTTTTGGTCTGGGTACCTCTGCAAAGGTGAGCTTATCGCTCCCGTTGAAGAAAGGCGCCgcgttcttgagaagaggcTCAACCTCCTTGAGGATACCAGCAACGGCATCGTCCACAGCCTGGTTAACCTCGTCCTCCGTCTGAGCCCTGTAAATAGCCTTGCCGATATGCGCCTGGACCTTGTTCGAGTACGCATCAGCGAAGAAAGCCACCCTCGCTCTGGTCAACGGGCCGTTCTTGTCCGTTGACGCGGGGAGGAGATGGCTGGGATACGCATCCGCGAGGAATTGAGCTACGATGGCGGACTCGGTGATGGTCTCGCCGTTGTAGATGATGGTTGGGACGAGGCCGCGGGGGTTGATCTGCAGATACTCTGGGGTTCGGGGTGTGCTGAGATCAATGATTTCCTCCTTGACGGGGAGACCAAGTTCGGCGAGGGTGATGTGTGCCCTGTGCGCGACTGCGGGGGCAAGAGGTCAGCGGAGTATATGATGAACGCGATATGATATACATACAAGGGCACGCGTGGTTGGTGTAGAGGGTGATGTctgcttgaggttgagagccCATTTTGGCAGCTGTGTTGATACGTCGAGTAGTAATTTGTTTGGTCAAATTGTATGAAAAGAACAAATTCCGAGCAGGACTTGTTGTTAGTCTTGTAGTAAACAACCCCGCCATTTCTCTCTCTCGGTGCGGAATCTCGGCAGGAGGCAGCAAACGCTGCATTATTAATTCAATCGGCATTTCGCGATATTGCACCATCGGCTTTGAGATACATCCGAAGCGCGAGGAGTGGTTGCGTCATTTCCGGTGTTTGATTGATAAGGCGCCGCGCGGGGTGACGCATCTTGTGTAACTTTCCCTTTGATGACTGATGTTGATTTGATGCAGTGAGGCTTGAGTATTTGATGTTTTTGGTTATACTGTGGTTATTTCCTGATGGAGTAATTGCTCATGGGATTGATCGTCGCTAAGCTTCTGACGTGAGACGGGAGCTGGCGCCGCACTAAGAGCTGTAGGGTGAGTCAAGATTTGGACGACCTAGGGGAGGAATGAAAGCTCAGGAttcttgatcctaaatggcTCATTGAAGGGTTCAAGAAACACTTGGGCCCTCAGAAGATATCCTGAGATTCTAAAGTGCTTTCTCCGTTGCTAACGTCTAGGAATTGATCTCTTGGGTGGGTTCTGCTACTGATTTCTGACATGCTGATGTGGATCGCGACACTAATACGGAGGACATCTAGACTACCTTAATGGAACACATATTTTGGAATACCACAGATTCATGTTCAGTTCTATCCACAAAGAATATTTCAAATAACATGAATGCTAGAAAGCCAAGGTCAAGTTCGTTTCTTCCTCGAGAGGAGTGAATGATGTGCTCTGAAAGAAGCTgtagggaggaaagaaaactcaagaccttgaccctaagcgataaaaatacttaggtaaatctcgcctaaacttaggggaCTCTCTTCTAAGTTTGATTTGATACTCTATAATAAGGTTCGGTGTTCTTGTCCCTTGAGGGAGTCCTCGAGAGGCAGGAGCATCCGATTGCCTCCAGTGATTCACGGTCACAAGGGAATCAACGGATCCAAAGAACTTATCATTtgccttattttttaaagcTTACCATACCATTGCATTCTCAAATTTACATCGAGAAATCCGTTAAAGGTGTTCAGTGGCGAAGGTGCACCTACTTCATGCTCAAAGGACCGCAAAGCCGTTCGGAAGGCCTGTGGCAgtgaaaacaccatcaacgaCACAGTCACGAGTAGGTATGCCTAAAAATTTCCTTTGTTCCACTAACCTCACTGACTTCAGATAGTAGGTAGTCACAATGTCTCTCACCCTAACGGATAAATGCGCGTGTCTACAATGTCACCGGAGGCAGCTTGCCGTCTCTGGCACTGCAAGTGGCTGGCAACTGAGCAACACTGCCAAACTATGTCTTTTACTGGCAAGATATCAATGAAATCTGGACCCAGACAACCCAGTGAATCACAGTGGGAAAACTACGCCATCTCAAGCGCGcgatctccatcttctcttcatcctcactccTCCAACATCAACCCCTTTCTCTTGACACTGAAGCGCGTATTGTACACCCAAAAGACTATCACGAACACTGAATTACGCAAGCAAGAGTCCTCAATAATCTCTGAGCAGACGCTCAtttttcttcatctctaCTCGCCATGGAGTCGCGAAGTTGGCGTGATGGAGGCTCTAGCTCCGGCCAAAACTTCCGACCCCAGGTTTGCAGTCACTTCAAACGAGGGCACACATTGCAACTTCGGCAAGAATTGCAGGTTCCTTCATGATACATCGCTCCTTTCTGGAAGTTCTGTGCCACAGACTCCTGCTCCCAACGCAAACCGTGATATCAACAAGCGACAGACGATATGGAAAACTCAACTTCGCAAGGACCCCTCAAACTTTCGAGGATCATCTGCCATGAAAGAACTCCAAAAGTTCTGGCAGAGAGCACTAGATGTTCTGAACGATGATGACCACGAGTTTCACCAGAAGCTTGCTCAAGAACTCGTCAACGACAATGGCAACGGCCCACGATACGTTCTCCAGACAGCGGAGAATGAGTCTTCGTCTGGCATTGAGGCTATGAAACCCTCCTTCCTGTTTCTTCAGGTGATCTCTCACTCAAGCCTCACCGACCAGTTATCTATTAGTACCCATATTGGTACCATCTACACTCTCTTTGCTGGTACTAATGGAGATCGAAGCATTAGcttgttgagctccttgTGCGAACAAGCTCTAGAGAGCACTGAACTTATTGCCGACATTCTGAGTCAAAACTTCCAGACATTGTACGAGTCATTCTCGCGGCATTCTATCGACTTCTCAACAGAGTTACGAGAACACGTTTGTGTGAGGAACTACCTGATCTGATGGAGTCCGTGGACAAGCTTATTGCAAGATGGCTGAGGATGACCCCGAAGCCAACTTCGATCAGTTCTTGGAACGCGCAAGCGTTTTGAAGAGAATGGTAATTTCTGCCAAAGAGTTTTTTGATTCAGTCGAGGCTTCCGACAAGCGACGAGGCAAGCAGCCTATTATCTCTACATTTCCCAAGAACATCGAGTATCCTGGAGGTCGACACGACAATGACTTTGCCGATATCACCAAGATTGCCATTCTTCCAACATATGGAGAAGTCGTTAGCGAGCAGGAAGAGTATCTACCATCTACCAACTTTACGGATCCCCATGACCATCTACCAACTTTACGGATCCCCATGTTCTTGACGATCCTTTGCAACGACACATCGACTCCATGTTTCGACTTGTTAGACATGACATCCTCGGCCCGGTCAAGGACATTCTTACCGACCTTTTACGCTCTGATAACATCATGGCTGGACGTCTCTCGAACGGAAATCCACAGGCAAGAAGCGTGGTACGGAAGCTGTCTTGACTTTTAGGCCTCCCCAGCATATCCTCGACAAGTCACTTGAAAAACAACAAGCATGGTGGaaggcttcttctcgtctggGATATGGCACTTTGGTGTGTTTCTTGGCGCCTGGCATCGAGGGGGTGAGCATGCTCTTCTTTCGGGTCACCGACAAAAGCACCGGTCGCGCGGGAAAAGATGACGCTGACTCCAACAGCGACATTGCTCCGCTGTATGGTGCACCCAGCATCACCGTCAAGTTTGCAAATCATTCGCGGGATGATCTGCTCCTCCTGGCAAAGCTGTACAATACCAAAGCTCTTGGTGTACTCGTTGACTTCAATGGCGTCATTCCAGATACCTTTGTTCccatcctcaagaaccttCAGAGGATCAAAGGTGAAAACCACATCGCCTTTCAACAATGGATCCTTCCCAGCCCACCAGAGGACCGGATCGTCGCGATACCGGGCTACGCCCGAAGACTGGATTTCAACTTTTCGCTGAGATGTATCACAAAAGACAAAGCGGTTGATGTGTCTCTGGATCCTAAGGAGCCTCAGAACTTGAGTAttgaggaacttgaggaaGCGACTGGGCTTGACGCAGGTCAATGCCGCGGCTTGGTTGGCGCTCTTACTCGAGAGTACGCGCTCATTCAAGGCCCTTCTGGCACAGGAAAGTCGTACCTCGGTGTCCAACTTCTGAGAGTTCTCCTGGCGGCAAAGCAGAAAGCTCATCTAGGACCGATTCTTATCATGTGAGCtgctcttttttttctttatcttatatcTGCTTCATATACTAACCCATTATCCAGTTGCTACACCAACCATGCTCTTGATCAGTTTCTCAAACATCTCCTTGATGTCGGTATCACCCGCATCATTCGAATCGGTGGCCGCAGTGTAACACCAGAACTCGAAGGCCTCAACCTGCGCGTAGTCAGCAAGGAAACCGAAAAAACAGTCGGCGAGCGCATGACCCTTGCCAGTGCGTTTACTCAAAAGGACTCAAGCGCATATACCGCCGCGGAGGCAGTGACCTCTCTGCGCCTTAGACGGAACGGTCCGAGCTGGGAGTTGCTTGGTGATTTCTTAGTGGAAGACAATTCTGACATCTACGAGCAGTTCGCAGATATAGCGAATGAGCTGACGGGTAAGGATGGTGATCCCCTGTTGATGTGGCTCGCTGCGGGAGATGCAGACATCCAAGAGCCAGCGAGATCCAACTTGATGGAAACAACTATCGCGGCGGAGAAAGATGTCAACATGCTCTCTCGTTGGGAGCGTCATACTCTCGTTGAAGACTGAATGAAAAGACATGAGGAAGAACAGACAGATGTCCTTTTCGAAGCGATGGACGACGTCGAAGAGCAGTTGAAGAACATCAACAGGGTACACGACGGTGTCAATCAGCGAACTCTGGTTCAGGCTGAGGTGATTGGGCTGACTACCACATCATTAGCTGGCCGAATCGACATGCTCCGAAGCCTGAAATGTAAGGTCGTCATCTGCGAAGAGGCAGGTGAAGTCAAAGAGGCTGACATCATATCTGCTCTGATGCCTAGAGTTGAGCACCTGATCCAGATTGGAGACCACAAACAACTCCGACCTCAGATCAACAATTTCGACCTTTCACTTGAGTCGACCTCTGGGCAGAAATGGCAACTTGATCGCAGCCAGTTTGAGCAACGAGCTGAGGGCGAGCCCGGTCTTTCACCAGCGCCATTTGCACAGCTCGACGTCCAGAGACGAATGCGGCCTGGAGTCTCGCGCCTGATCCGAGGAGTGTATCCTGATTTGAAGGACCACCAGAATGTTCAAAACCTCCC is a genomic window containing:
- a CDS encoding related to putative glycosidases codes for the protein MLSRYILPAAAIFGLAAAQTTSDCNPLNETDCKPNPAFGTSYLWHFNDTPSSDHWDNHVGRVTYDEKDGASFTVAKQGDSPTLRTAFYFFFGRTELVMKAAPGIGIISSMMWLSDDLDEVDWEILGANDTHASTNYYGKGVEDFTKAGWHYVKGGMQEDYHNYTTTWTKDELKWYIDGENVRTVVAKDDMDSYPQTPMRLSIGIWAAGDPTMPEGTRQWAGGDTDYGKGPYTMHVKSVYVEDASTGKEYVYGDKTGSWESIEIVKGNSTAYEALFKEPEKTTSEKWEALPAGTKTGIYAGGIGAAAIGLGALGFYFWRQRAAGASEAKMANDKAAAENHDLMSYRAGEDTTNQGFEYSAAKYSKVPAQDAA
- a CDS encoding related to glutathione transferase omega 1, whose amino-acid sequence is MGSQPQADITLYTNHACPFAHRAHITLAELGLPVKEEIIDLSTPRTPEYLQINPRGLVPTIIYNGETITESAIVAQFLADAYPSHLLPASTDKNGPLTRARVAFFADAYSNKVQAHIGKAIYRAQTEDEVNQAVDDAVAGILKEVEPLLKNAAPFFNGSDKLTFAEVLIAPFVIRLLSFAKHGLLPVNLPSRLEKETPNFYKWAQAISKNPSVLKIYDEDLVIESSKRVRAKFASKA